In Juglans regia cultivar Chandler chromosome 5, Walnut 2.0, whole genome shotgun sequence, the following are encoded in one genomic region:
- the LOC108979078 gene encoding putative pre-mRNA-splicing factor ATP-dependent RNA helicase DHX16 — protein MKTVSGKVLSSKPISLKKATSILSTFASADNGASPAICAYLRRALASFKELRHHEKEVGTRRSERKHERPKQEVVSEVEAVPVNPTRSAEVSKAPSQKQKRHRLDSNISGSPVGKDDKPTQSVVSGPETSHGVGDNVGEKGKREKRGKNKQKGEFGEFRDNGGTGSNLKIEAEDDRGQETGEGDDGVVGTENQRKRDGKKKKKDGDYVENVENDGIEEAKGKFRKKKMIKEIKEEIKEIGLDDSETAEQQSNKKKKKIKIDGDKFDNNGVGAEDKYDGSKMRIEEVKKESKKRKIEVEEKKVVDDSEEQWSKKKKRRKTD, from the coding sequence ATGAAGACAGTCTCCGGTAAGGTACTCTCATCGAAGCCAATCTCTCTTAAGAAGGCAACCTCGATTCTCTCCACCTTCGCATCCGCCGACAACGGCGCGTCTCCGGCAATCTGCGCCTACCTCCGACGCGCCCTGGCCTCGTTTAAGGAGCTGAGACATCACGAGAAGGAGGTCGGAACTCGACGTTCCGAGCGGAAGCACGAGAGGCCCAAACAGGAGGTCGTTAGCGAGGTGGAGGCAGTACCAGTGAACCCGACTCGGAGTGCCGAGGTGAGTAAGGCACCCAGTCAAAAGCAAAAAAGACATCGACTGGATAGTAATATTAGCGGAAGTCCCGTTGGCAAGGATGATAAACCGACCCAGAGTGTTGTTTCCGGTCCGGAAACGAGTCATGGGGTTGGAGACAACGTGGGAgagaagggaaagagagagaaacggGGGAAGAATAAGCAGAAGGGCGAGTTTGGTGAATTCAGGGATAATGGAGGTACTGGGAGTAATTTGAAAATCGAGGCGGAAGATGATCGGGGTCAAGAGACGGGTGAAGGAGATGATGGCGTAGTGGGGACGGAGAACCAGAGAAAGAGGGacggaaagaagaagaaaaaagatgggGATTAtgttgaaaatgttgaaaatgatGGGATCGAAGAGGCAAAAGGGAAGTtcaggaagaagaaaatgattaaagagattaaagaagaaattaaagagaTCGGTTTAGATGATTCGGAGACGGCGGAGCAGCAGagtaataaaaagaagaagaagattaaaATTGACGGCGATAAGTTTGATAACAATGGGGTTGGCGCTGAGGACAAATATGATGGAAGTAAAATGAGAATTGAAGAGGTAAAGAAGGAGAGCAAGAAGAGGAAGATTGAGGTTGAAGAGAAAAAGGTGGTGGATGATTCAGAGGAGCAGTGgagtaagaagaagaagaggaggaaaacTGATTGA
- the LOC108979069 gene encoding laccase-17-like: MGVSLDLSSPAFSGVFLFTLMTFCLIPELTIAGITRHYKFDVKLQNVTRLCHTKSMVTINGQFPGPRIVAREGDQLLIKVVNHVQNNITIHWHGIRQLQTGWADGPAYVTQCPIQNGHSYVYNFTIVGQRGTLFWHAHISWLRSTVYGPLIILPKRGVPYPFAQPYKEVPIIFGEWWNADPEAVINQAMQTGGGPNVSDAYTINGLPGPLYNCSARDAFKLKVKPGKTYLLRLINAALNDELFFSIANHTLTVVEADAVYVKPFETDTLLIAPGQTTNVLLKTKPHFPNATFFMTARPYVTGLGTFDNSTVAGILQYEFSSKTLSTPSIKKLPLFKPILPPLNDTSFATNFTNKLRSLASDRFPANVPQKVDKRFFFTIGLGTTPCQQNQTCQGPNGTRFAASVNNVSFALPTTALLQAHFFGQSNGVYRPDFPSSPIFPFNYTGNPPNNTMVSNGTKLVVLPFNTSVELIMQDTSILGAESHPLHLHGFNFFVVGQGFGNFDLNKDPANFNLVDPVERNTVGVPSGGWVAIRFQADNPGVWFMHCHLEIHTSWGLKMGWLVLDGKLPNQKLLPPPADLPKC, encoded by the exons ATGGGTGTTTCTCTTGATCTTTCCTCACCAGCATTTTCAGGAGTCTTTCTGTTCACATTGATGACTTTTTGTCTCATTCCTGAGCTCACAATTGCAGGCATTACCAGACACTACAAGTTTGAT GTCAAACTACAAAATGTAACACGACTGTGCCACACAAAAAGCATGGTAACAATAAATGGGCAGTTTCCTGGGCCTCGCATTGTGGCTAGAGAGGGTGACCAGCTTCTTATCAAAGTGGTTAACCATGTCCAGAACAACATCACCATCCATTG GCATGGGATTCGACAGCTTCAAACAGGGTGGGCCGATGGACCTGCATATGTGACTCAATGTCCCATACAAAATGGCCACAGCTATGTGTATAACTTCACCATTGTTGGCCAGAGAGGTACCCTTTTCTGGCATGCCCATATATCATGGCTAAGGTCAACTGTCTATGGCCCTCTCATCATTCTTCCCAAGCGTGGTGTTCCTTACCCATTTGCCCAACCCTACAAGGAAGTTCCCATTATCTTTG GGGAGTGGTGGAATGCAGATCCTGAGGCAGTGATTAACCAAGCCATGCAAACAGGAGGTGGCCCAAATGTCTCTGACGCCTATACTATCAATGGACTTCCAGGGCCACTATATAACTGCTCTGCTAGAG ATGCATTCAAATTGAAGGTGAAGCCCGGAAAGACTTATCTTCTTCGGTTAATCAATGCGGCACTCAATGACGAGCTCTTTTTCAGCATTGCAAACCATACCCTCACAGTTGTTGAAGCTGATGCTGTTTATGTTAAACCTTTTGAGACAGACACACTTCTCATAGCCCCGGGACAGACCACAAATGTTCTTTTAAAGACCAAACCCCACTTCCCAAACGCCACATTCTTCATGACTGCTAGACCATATGTTACAGGTCTGGGAACCTTCGACAATTCCACTGTTGCTGGCATCTTACAATACGAATTTTCATCCAAAACTCTCTCAACCCCCTCAATTAAAAAGCTTCCACTCTTCAAACCAATTCTCCCTCCATTGAATGACACTTCCTTTGCTACCAATTTCACAAACAAACTCCGTAGCTTAGCAAGTGATCGGTTCCCAGCTAATGTCCCCCAAAAAGTAGATAAGCGTTTTTTCTTCACAATAGGACTTGGAACAACCCCTTGCCAGCAAAACCAGACTTGTCAGGGTCCTAATGGAACAAGGTTTGCAGCTTCTGTTAATAATGTATCTTTTGCACTCCCAACCACTGCCCTCCTCCAAGCCCACTTCTTCGGGCAGTCGAATGGAGTCTATCGTCCTGACTTTCCGAGCAGTCCCATTTTCCCATTCAACTATACCGGCAATCCACCTAACAACACCATGGTGAGCAATGGGACAAAGCTAGTAGTTCTGCCTTTTAACACTAGTGTGGAGCTTATCATGCAGGATACGAGTATTCTTGGTGCTGAAAGCCACCCTCTTCATCTCCATggctttaatttctttgttgttgggCAAGGTTTTGGGAACTTTGATCTAAATAAGGACCCTGCAAACTTCAATCTTGTGGACCCTGTTGAAAGAAACACTGTAGGTGTGCCTTCAGGGGGTTGGGTTGCTATCCGGTTTCAGGCAGATAACCCAG GTGTATGGTTCATGCATTGCCACCTAGAGATCCACACGAGCTGGGGTTTGAAGATGGGTTGGTTAGTCTTGGATGGTAAACTCCCAAATCAGAAGCTGCTTCCTCCTCCGGCAGATCTTCCCAAGTGTTGA